The Lodderomyces elongisporus chromosome 6, complete sequence region AGAGCTTTTTTGTTCTACAAAATTCATAATCAATGCTATGGAAAATTGGAATCATGAAATACATTTCACCAAGCTCTGGAAGATGTTTTTGAGCTTACAGTCAAATTCTAACAATGCGATTTCGAccaaaataacaacaaaaaatgaaggaaTATTTGGTAATTTGATTGAACAATATGATGCTTTGTTGACGAAAATCACGCAGAGTTATATTGAGTTTTTCAGGtttgaaattaaaagattgttaaaaaaatatgtcAACTCTAGTCAATGGGAAATAACGCTACTAAATAGCGATGAAAATGGGGAATTTTCAAGAGCACCTTCAGTCGATTTAAAGCCATTAATCAATGCTTTACCAATATATCTTGAAATAATCTCACGGTCTGTTTCACAAGTAGATTACTTTGCAGTGTCTGATAGTGCAGTTACAGTGTTGTGCGATATATTGTATGAATACATTCttacaaacaacaaattcaCGAGAGCAGGAGTCGATCAATTGTTGGTAGATTTTGGGGATATTATAAGTTCGTTGCAAGTTTCACTTCAACTCAATACAAAGAGAAATAGTATTGTTAGCAGTTCTTTAAATACTGGAAGTACTGGAAGTTCTGGAAGTTCTGGAAGTTCTGGAAGTCGTGGGGGTCCTAAGGGTGTTTTGTCAGGTAATCAAGTACTACTTttgcaacaactgcaattgcagctactgctgctgctgctgctgctgctgctgcctcCACTATCAAGCGATGGAAACAAGTCCTATGTCAAAGTTGTTCAGGCAATCGACCTTTTAGACTCAATTGATGTTGAAAGAGCCAAGCAGGtgaagaatttgaaaatttacAATCACTTGCGGGATGATTATGCACACCACTTGGAGCAATTAACTGACTCTGAGATCAAGGATTTGCTCAGTAGATTAGTCTAAAGCTAAATGAAATGTTTCTCTTCTACTGTCAAAGTATAAGCTATATATTCAATGTGTAAAATTATTACTCTcctataatttttttctctttcttttttgttcttaaTCTTGTGCTTCAGCTCAATTTGCTTCCTTTGATATTGTGTCCTATATCTACTATCTGTTGGTAATATATTGCTACCGCATGAACGATGAAAGTTTCAATATGCCAACCAGATTGGAAAAATTATTCATCTTTCATGTACTTGTGGAAGTAGGGTTAGTAAGTCGTATGACAATATCATAATGTCCGAGAATTAAGttgtttaaattttaaTATATAACAAGATAGTAACTCCTTGTGTATAACAAAAGGCGAGAATATACCaacattttgttttttcatttctcagtatatttttttatttacttatttatttattttttatttatttatttattttttttatttttttatttatttatttatttttctttgaagGTTTTGTTTACATTAAGAATCAGATTATAAACACTCTTCATCAATTTgaatcaaaattaaaaaaacatttgaaAACAGTAACACCGATACAAGAACCATCTTTTCCTCCCCAATGAGTTTAGTAAAAAAGAGGGTATGTCGATGCAATGAGCACTTGGATTACACGAAGATATCTTACTAACGTATTCCCCCcttggtgttttttttttgctacagaaattaattgaaaatgaGCCATCAGAGAGTCATACCGCAAAGCGACAGGCAACTATTGTACCCGAAATTATTGCTAAAATATATAGTATAAGGAACCATCCAACATTGAGTATTCCGCATAAGCTGCGTGTCACCATTGGTCGAAGTAGCTCGTGTGACGTCCGAATCCAAGGATTAGACGTGTCGTCCAAACATTGTGAGATGAACTTGATTACACTACCGCAAAGTGATAGCCAAATGGAGTACTTGAATATTGTTGACTTGAGCTCGAATGGACTTTATATAAATGATGAGAAGTTAGGGAAAGGTTCGAAAgtgattttgaaaacaggTGATAAGATTGCCTTTGCAAAAACGGGAGgaacatatatatttcgATATATGGGAGACGATTTGCCTGAAGGTTCTCAAGTGAAGAAGCAAGCTTTTTTCGATGAGTACATCATTGGTAAGCAGTTGGGCTCCGGTCATTATGCTGTGGTTAAGGAGGCCAAGTCCAAAAGGACGGGCGAAATAGTAGCGGTCAAAGTCTTTCACCCCAACAAATCCTCATCTGGTTCTGGAACTCAGGataaaaaattgcaacaagAGATGGATTTGCTCTTGTCGATCAATCATCCTAATATTGTACAATATCGTGGCCATTATATAGAACCAAACTCGAGTGGTTCGGTAAACACTTACTTGGTGTTGGAGAAGATGAATAGTGGAGAGTTGTTTCAACgaataatcaacaagaCCAAGTTGGGTGTCAACGAGACCAGAGCAATTTTTAAACAACTACTATCAGGATTAAAATATCTACATGACCAGAATATTATTCATCGCGATATCAAGCCCGAAAATATCTTACTTGACGTTGTACTGCGTACAAACCCAGACCAAGAGCAATTGGGGCCCTGGGATGAAAATGAacttgatgttgttgttaaaaTCGCTGATTTTGGGTTAGCAAAGTTCATTGGTGAGTTGAAATTTACAAATACTTTATGTGGAACACCGGCATATGTGGCGCCGGAGATCTTGAGATTAGAGCTGAAACGAAGTTACTCAACAAAAGTTGATCTTTGGTCCAGTGGTGTATTACTATACGTTTGCTTAAGTGGGTTTCCTCCTTTTAGTGACGAGCTTGCACCTCCAAACATGAAGGAGCAGATACTCGAGGGGAAGTATGCTTTTTACTCGCCCTTTTTTGATGACATTAGCGATACAGTCTTGGACTTGATCACCAATTTACTACGTGTTGATCCGGAAGAGAGGTTTAACATTGATGAAACATTGGGTCATGAGTGGTTTACCGAACTAGAATGAAGAGTATATGTGTGAAAttatagtagtagtagttaTATTAATAgtattaaaaataaattgagGGACTAATGAATATAAGTGGCACACGCCATTAATGAAGCAGATCTCAGCCTAAAGCTCTTGATTGTAAAACCAATGTAAATTGATTAATTCGACTGATGCAAGTGTAGAGTGCATATGGGAAGGTGAGAGGGGTTGAGCCAGgggagggggaggggggaggTCGAAGGATAGAACAGAAAGCAAGAGAAATTGTATAAAGTCGTTTATTGCGACCAATTGTTTGGAAAAAGTGCGCGCGTGCGCACACTAAACAACAATACTTCATATTACACTAAAGTTGTCACCATATGTCGGAAATTAACTAAAGTCCAACGCACCAAAACTATTTTATCAAGTTTTCCACAACCACCAAACACAATTACCAACACAGCCTCTATCActatttccttttattaATTGGATTTCTATAAAATGAAGGTCTTTGTTGCACTTTTATTTGCATTTTTATGCAGCATTGCTCATTGCGGTCTCACCAATGAACAACTCTTACGTACAGTGAAATCatcaaagagaaaaatcCTTCCATTGAACGatgaaaactttgaaaatatCCTTAACGGGAAAAGAGACTACCACATTATAGCATTCTTTACTTCAGAAGCTCCTCAGATTAATTGTGTATTGTGTAAAGACATTGCTCCAGAGTATGAGCTTGTTGCGCAGTCGTGGTTCCAGGACCATCCCAATGGTATTATTGAAgcagaggaggaggaaaatCAGAACGATGAAGAAGGATTGGCCAAAGCACCCTTGAAAAACGTTTACTTTTTCAAGTCAGAGTTTGTTGAATCAAGAAAACTTTTCTCGTTATTTCAGTTAAACAATATCCCCAaaatcttttatttcaagCCTACAGAGGCCCTTGGTCCAAACAATTTCCttaaagaaagacaagaaTATCAGTTTTTCCAAGGTGATCAAAAGAGTCTTATGATGAGTTGGTTGCAGGAGTTGACTGGTCACAAATTCAATGTCTATATACCTATCAACAGGACCAAATTGTTTCTCAATATCTTTGTTGGTTTTACCGGTACACTCTTGGCCAAGAGATTCCGCAAACAGATTGGAAATGTGTTGTTATCAAAGATTGCATGGGT contains the following coding sequences:
- the DUN1 gene encoding serine/threonine protein kinase, with the translated sequence MNDESFNMPTRLEKLFIFHKLIENEPSESHTAKRQATIVPEIIAKIYSIRNHPTLSIPHKSRVTIGRSSSCDVRIQGLDVSSKHCEMNLITLPQSDSQMEYLNIVDLSSNGLYINDEKLGKGSKVILKTGDKIAFAKTGGTYIFRYMGDDLPEGSQVKKQAFFDEYIIGKQLGSGHYAVVKEAKSKRTGEIVAVKVFHPNKSSSGSGTQDKKLQQEMDLLLSINHPNIVQYRGHYIEPNSSGSVNTYLVLEKMNSGELFQRIINKTKLGVNETRAIFKQLLSGLKYLHDQNIIHRDIKPENILLDVVSRTNPDQEQLGPWDENELDVVVKIADFGLAKFIGELKFTNTLCGTPAYVAPEILRLESKRSYSTKVDLWSSGVLLYVCLSGFPPFSDELAPPNMKEQILEGKYAFYSPFFDDISDTVLDLITNLLRVDPEERFNIDETLGHEWFTELE
- the OST3 gene encoding oligosaccharyl transferase subunit ost3/OST6 (BUSCO:EOG09264R0D), which encodes MKVFVALLFAFLCSIAHCGLTNEQLLRTVKSSKRKILPLNDENFENILNGKRDYHIIAFFTSEAPQINCVLCKDIAPEYELVAQSWFQDHPNGIIEAEEEENQNDEEGLAKAPLKNVYFFKSEFVESRKLFSLFQLNNIPKIFYFKPTEALGPNNFLKERQEYQFFQGDQKSLMMSWLQELTGHKFNVYIPINRTKLFLNIFVGFTGTLLAKRFRKQIGNVLLSKIAWVVFSLVAVLLFTTGFMFNKIRSTPYVIEHPDGRTEYFMPGQQTQLGVETQIMSFVYGLLSILVIVLIKRAPEIKTPSVNLVLVVIVSALIFALFSFLLSIFGLKAGGFPYRFIKFF